TACCTGATTCCAGGTATCCTCAGTATCGGCCAGCACAGTGCCCACAAAATCTATCGCTTCCTGCTGCTCAGGCGTAGGATGCTCCAAGCCTTGGGTTTCAGCCGGCTGGGATTGGGAGGTTACTTGCTTGGTGGCTTGATAGGCTTGTTGAGGATCAACACCAAAGAATTTCCATGCCACAAAAGCCACTATCAACCCTAAAATACTGATGCCGCCCGCTTTAGCCCCACCACCGCGACGGTCTTCCACATTCGTACTGACACGACGTCCTTTCCAGCGCATAGCAATTTTCCTTTTTTCTAATTCACTGTATATTATCGAATTTATAAGGATTATGCTTGTTTTGATTTGGGCCAAATTTTCTGAATCCCAGCCACCACACCCAGTACAACCAAGCCAGCTATAAAGCCAATCACCAAATTAATCAAGGTCGGTGTTAATGCTCCCACAATAGTACCCACCGTTGGAATATGCTCAGCATAATCAACCGAGCCTTCCATGAAATGATGCAATAAAGGTACCCCGTGACTAATAATGCCGCCACCTACCAAAAACATGGCAATGGTGCCTACAATAGTTAGGGTCTTCATCAATTTTGGTGCAAAAGCCAATAAGCCACGCCCAATACTTTGCTTTAATGAAGAGGCTTGCTTAGTTAAATACAGCCCTAAATCATCAATTTTGACAATCATTGCCACAAAACCATACACACCGACGGTCATCAAAATTGCAATGACTGACAGCACCATCACTTTGGTACCAAAAGTAGCTGTAGCCACTGTTCCTAATGAAATCACCACAATTTCCGCAGACAAAATAAAATCTGTTCGTACCGCCCCTTTAATTTTGTCTTTTTCAAACGTCACCAGATCGGTTTCTATGGTGGCTAATTCTTGGCTAGCAGCTTCTCCGGTTTTGGCTTTTTTGTGCTGTATACTATGCAGGACTTTTTCCACGCCCTCATAACAAAGAAATAAGCCACCTATCATTAACAGTGGTGTAATCAGCCAGGGAGCAACTACACTAATCAGCAGGGCAGCAGGAACAAGAATAAGCTTATTGACAAATGAACCTTTGGCAACAGACCACACCACCGGAAGTTCACGGTCTGAACGCACCCCACTGACTTGTTGCGCATTGAGAGCTAAATCATCTCCCAACACCCCTGCCGTTTTTTTCGCTGCCATTTTGCTCATGACAGCCACATCATCCAGGACCGTAGCAATATCATCTAATAATATAAGTAAACTGCTCGCCATATTTATTATCCTTATCCTATTTCAAATTATTTTAATCACAATTCTAAAAAAAGATTGTATTCACTTGTTTAATTAATAAGATTTTTTTATTCAGGCTTTTTAGTGGCTGACATTCAAAAACAGAATGCCGTACAATATTGCCATTCATTCATATTTAGAAGTCATACTGACTACCCTTTTGGAATAAAAAATGAGTAATCAAG
The nucleotide sequence above comes from Acinetobacter sp. 10FS3-1. Encoded proteins:
- a CDS encoding DUF808 domain-containing protein; its protein translation is MASSLLILLDDIATVLDDVAVMSKMAAKKTAGVLGDDLALNAQQVSGVRSDRELPVVWSVAKGSFVNKLILVPAALLISVVAPWLITPLLMIGGLFLCYEGVEKVLHSIQHKKAKTGEAASQELATIETDLVTFEKDKIKGAVRTDFILSAEIVVISLGTVATATFGTKVMVLSVIAILMTVGVYGFVAMIVKIDDLGLYLTKQASSLKQSIGRGLLAFAPKLMKTLTIVGTIAMFLVGGGIISHGVPLLHHFMEGSVDYAEHIPTVGTIVGALTPTLINLVIGFIAGLVVLGVVAGIQKIWPKSKQA